The following proteins are co-located in the Deltaproteobacteria bacterium genome:
- a CDS encoding PEP-CTERM sorting domain-containing protein — protein MKTLWIAVLFLFGSVTMANAVPLAGGLGGTAGYGEHQLADNDDGSTSFIDLSSVFDNGMNFYGTTYTGLYLNNNGNVTFSAPLSTYTPYSMTGSTANPIIAPFFADVDTRGSGDVYWDEDTVNGIFTATWNAVGYFSYHTNPLDSFQLRLIDQGGGDFGIEFRYASLGWTVGDVSGTAYARAGYNSGNGTDYYELPESGNNAAMLDLVNRSNAGTDGLFQWQVRNGNPAPVPEPGSMALMSIGLAGLFSLRRRQAA, from the coding sequence ATGAAGACACTGTGGATTGCAGTACTCTTTCTCTTCGGAAGCGTTACAATGGCGAATGCCGTACCTCTGGCAGGCGGGCTGGGTGGAACGGCAGGCTACGGCGAGCATCAGCTTGCCGACAACGATGACGGATCGACGTCTTTCATAGATCTTTCATCGGTTTTCGATAACGGCATGAATTTCTACGGAACGACCTATACCGGGCTTTACCTCAACAACAATGGTAATGTGACGTTCTCTGCCCCGTTGTCTACGTATACTCCATACAGTATGACGGGATCGACCGCCAACCCGATTATTGCTCCTTTCTTTGCGGATGTCGATACAAGGGGAAGTGGAGACGTCTATTGGGACGAAGATACGGTGAACGGCATTTTTACGGCCACATGGAATGCCGTTGGTTATTTTTCGTACCATACAAATCCTCTGGATTCGTTCCAGTTACGGTTGATCGATCAGGGTGGCGGCGACTTTGGCATCGAATTCAGATATGCCTCCCTGGGATGGACCGTAGGGGATGTGAGTGGCACGGCGTATGCCAGGGCCGGCTACAATTCCGGCAATGGGACCGATTATTACGAGCTGCCGGAATCAGGGAATAATGCCGCCATGCTCGATCTGGTCAACAGGAGCAATGCCGGGACGGATGGTCTGTTTCAATGGCAGGTCAGAAACGGCAACCCGGCGCCGGTCCCCGAACCGGGCTCTATGGCTCTGATGAGCATCGGCCTCGCCGGCCTCTTCTCCCTCCGCAGGCGGCAGGCTGCCTGA
- a CDS encoding class I SAM-dependent methyltransferase produces MSQDLPIHAVKGYVDWVLEGLLDVCGDYERKYGRNVVQLEVVRERFQKEFFSIDAIGRSPFLRQCFLKPYGYSGDFRTIDMIYRNRPAPDGVVTHVERFAYDAPACRAVRNRKEFLKEKVREEKCMKRELSILNLASGPAREIAELAEEGTLDENCRVINIDHEPEAHDYAMGLLNGVTKQTGIDYIVEDAYRFSLRKDNLDRYGAQDLILCAGLFDYLDDAWAVRVLRALFALLREDGILIVGNFSHENPSRTLMEWFADWKLIHRDEETFAGLFRKAGITDMVIEKESLGVNLFGVAGKGSTVKPFPDDAA; encoded by the coding sequence ATGTCTCAGGATCTTCCCATTCATGCAGTAAAGGGGTATGTCGACTGGGTGCTGGAGGGACTTCTCGATGTCTGTGGCGATTATGAGAGAAAGTACGGCAGGAATGTTGTGCAACTGGAGGTGGTCCGGGAACGATTTCAGAAAGAATTCTTCTCAATCGATGCGATAGGCCGGAGTCCTTTCCTGCGGCAGTGCTTCCTCAAGCCCTATGGTTATTCCGGTGATTTCAGAACGATCGACATGATCTACCGGAACCGGCCTGCTCCGGATGGTGTGGTAACCCATGTGGAACGCTTCGCATATGATGCACCTGCCTGCCGTGCCGTACGGAACCGCAAAGAGTTTCTGAAAGAGAAAGTCCGGGAAGAAAAGTGCATGAAGAGGGAACTTTCGATCTTGAATCTCGCATCAGGGCCTGCTCGTGAGATCGCCGAGCTGGCCGAAGAAGGGACCCTGGATGAGAACTGCCGGGTGATCAACATCGACCATGAACCGGAGGCTCATGACTATGCCATGGGACTTCTGAACGGGGTGACGAAACAGACCGGGATAGACTACATTGTGGAAGACGCCTATCGTTTCTCCCTGCGGAAGGACAACCTCGACCGCTACGGCGCACAGGACCTGATCCTCTGCGCCGGACTCTTCGACTATCTCGATGATGCCTGGGCCGTCCGGGTGTTGCGTGCGCTTTTTGCGCTTCTCCGGGAAGACGGGATTCTGATCGTCGGGAATTTCAGTCATGAAAATCCGTCGAGGACACTCATGGAGTGGTTCGCCGATTGGAAACTGATCCACCGTGATGAAGAGACCTTTGCCGGGCTCTTTCGAAAGGCCGGGATCACCGATATGGTCATTGAAAAGGAGTCTCTCGGGGTCAACCTCTTCGGTGTCGCGGGAAAAGGCTCAACCGTGAAACCTTTTCCGGATGATGCCGCTTGA
- a CDS encoding ATP-dependent Clp protease proteolytic subunit, whose amino-acid sequence MMSKEESSKNHKDLKEHGIIYLAGGIDESLSENVCKEIIEYNISGKVECIQMIINSHGGSCTDGFAIIDIMEWSRLPVYTTGIGMICSMALLIFMTGAKGRRVITPRTSILSHRYSTKTQGNHSQLLADRKEQDLMHERVVDHYLHNTHIDTREKLEGYLLRDVDTWLSTGEALEYGIADIVEPLSRDGLEIKMKKKTSGKKKKDRKDTDKTPVLFGRQVLG is encoded by the coding sequence ATGATGAGCAAAGAGGAATCATCAAAGAACCACAAGGATCTAAAGGAACATGGGATCATCTATCTTGCCGGCGGCATTGACGAAAGCCTTTCGGAGAATGTGTGCAAGGAAATCATCGAATACAATATTTCCGGGAAAGTCGAGTGTATCCAGATGATTATCAACTCCCACGGCGGCAGTTGTACGGATGGATTCGCCATTATCGATATCATGGAGTGGTCCCGCCTTCCTGTCTATACAACCGGGATCGGTATGATCTGTTCCATGGCTCTGCTGATTTTCATGACAGGGGCTAAAGGGCGGCGGGTCATTACTCCCAGGACCTCCATATTGTCTCACAGGTATTCAACCAAGACGCAGGGAAACCACAGCCAGTTGCTGGCGGATCGGAAAGAGCAGGATCTGATGCATGAGCGGGTTGTGGATCATTATCTCCACAACACCCATATTGATACGAGAGAGAAATTGGAGGGATATCTCCTCCGGGATGTGGATACCTGGCTTTCAACCGGGGAGGCGCTTGAATACGGCATCGCTGACATCGTAGAGCCGTTGAGCCGGGACGGGCTTGAAATAAAAATGAAAAAGAAGACTTCCGGGAAGAAAAAGAAAGACAGGAAAGATACGGATAAAACACCGGTCTTGTTCGGAAGGCAGGTGCTGGGTTAG
- a CDS encoding helix-turn-helix transcriptional regulator, protein MSLSEYLDLYNPYGDFVDEEDCVLRDFGERLRILRKKRCLTQQMLGERAGVSYKYLGEIERGEKNPSVTILFKLAAALEVNPAELVCVLDGGCADCHYSRVQLRRVNEILMERDPETLKRIVRVLTVWFGEER, encoded by the coding sequence GTGAGTTTATCGGAATATCTCGATCTATATAATCCTTATGGAGATTTTGTGGATGAGGAGGATTGCGTGCTTCGGGATTTCGGGGAACGGTTGCGCATACTGCGCAAAAAACGGTGTCTGACGCAGCAGATGTTAGGGGAACGGGCCGGGGTTTCCTACAAGTACCTGGGAGAGATCGAGCGGGGAGAGAAGAACCCTTCCGTGACGATTCTCTTCAAACTGGCGGCGGCGCTGGAAGTGAATCCGGCCGAACTGGTCTGCGTCCTCGACGGAGGCTGTGCCGACTGTCATTATTCACGGGTGCAGTTGCGGCGGGTCAACGAGATCCTGATGGAACGGGATCCCGAGACGTTGAAGCGGATCGTCCGGGTCTTGACGGTCTGGTTCGGGGAGGAGAGATGA
- a CDS encoding ATP-dependent Clp protease ATP-binding subunit → MFSIEKLDAHHILAQIGEDVTVMASEGRLPAFFGREEELARMVKILGRRRKCNPLILGGAGVGKSSLCYALADRIVKGKVPPWLVGRKVIRTSFFEIWGSLLHSDEAFAEYARILKNVLKQCRENPVILFMDEFHTLVNFPVSSNVIKPALADGSLHMIAATTLREYRRDLEGDEALTRRFVPIMLDEPSPAETRRILSSLKKSYEEDYPVSIGDDFVDEVVDLTETYLPGRNQPDKSIDLLELSCIETVYDRLNGGGGGERMSVTEDTAHRVISSMTGIPEEIVAGKMDRLESLTKLLSDRYSGQEEALKPIAFRLALTKSRVGIDAHRPDGIFLVAGERGSGKTELARTVVDFLSEDPEEDFLSIDMEVYGDFHSFVMLMGGGPGRSSLLSEFVRNRPTGVILLRNFDRADKKVLSILRQIFETGKGRDYQGKELVFDHVTFFLTTRVGFEEKKPIGIVSECENVAWEQQEDAVLDGLGEVFPEDFLSSVDELIVLKPVCEEMIRSLLDRKIEAWSRQVGKTLRIEQLLKDLLLEILVKEESPAHALSRVFDREVGEDLLRLRRSREWEELESVELKRDGEA, encoded by the coding sequence ATGTTCTCCATAGAGAAGCTGGACGCGCATCATATCCTTGCCCAGATCGGCGAGGATGTAACGGTCATGGCCTCCGAGGGACGTCTCCCAGCTTTTTTCGGGAGGGAGGAGGAGCTTGCCCGGATGGTCAAGATCCTCGGGCGGAGGCGGAAGTGCAATCCCCTGATCCTGGGGGGGGCCGGTGTCGGGAAGTCTTCCCTTTGTTATGCCCTGGCCGACCGGATCGTGAAGGGGAAGGTTCCTCCCTGGCTGGTTGGCCGCAAGGTGATCCGGACGAGCTTCTTCGAGATATGGGGTTCTCTTCTCCATTCGGATGAGGCCTTTGCCGAATATGCAAGGATCCTCAAAAATGTGCTGAAGCAGTGCCGGGAGAATCCGGTTATCCTCTTCATGGACGAGTTCCATACCCTGGTGAACTTTCCCGTCAGCTCCAATGTGATCAAGCCCGCTTTGGCCGACGGTTCCCTCCACATGATCGCTGCGACGACCCTTCGTGAGTACCGGCGAGATCTTGAAGGGGACGAGGCGCTGACCCGCCGTTTTGTTCCGATCATGCTGGATGAACCTTCTCCGGCGGAGACCCGGAGGATTCTTTCTTCTTTGAAGAAAAGTTATGAAGAAGACTATCCGGTTTCCATCGGGGATGATTTTGTGGACGAGGTGGTGGATCTGACGGAGACCTATCTGCCGGGGCGCAACCAGCCGGACAAGTCGATCGATCTTCTCGAACTCTCCTGTATAGAGACGGTCTATGATCGTTTGAATGGAGGGGGTGGCGGGGAGCGGATGTCTGTGACCGAGGATACGGCACACCGGGTGATTTCATCAATGACGGGGATCCCGGAGGAGATCGTGGCGGGGAAGATGGACCGTCTCGAAAGTTTGACGAAGCTGCTGTCGGATCGTTACTCCGGGCAGGAGGAGGCCTTGAAGCCTATCGCTTTTCGCCTGGCTTTGACCAAGTCGCGGGTGGGAATCGACGCGCACCGGCCCGACGGCATCTTCCTCGTGGCCGGTGAACGGGGCTCGGGAAAAACGGAACTGGCAAGAACTGTAGTTGATTTTCTCTCAGAGGACCCGGAAGAGGATTTCCTCTCCATCGATATGGAGGTCTATGGTGACTTTCATTCCTTCGTAATGTTGATGGGAGGAGGTCCGGGGCGGTCTTCTCTCCTGAGCGAATTTGTCCGGAACCGGCCGACCGGTGTGATCCTTCTCAGAAATTTCGACCGGGCGGACAAAAAGGTCCTGTCGATTCTTCGCCAGATCTTTGAAACCGGGAAAGGACGGGATTACCAGGGGAAAGAGCTAGTTTTCGATCATGTGACCTTTTTCCTGACGACGAGGGTCGGTTTCGAGGAGAAAAAGCCGATCGGAATTGTTTCAGAGTGTGAAAATGTGGCGTGGGAACAACAGGAAGATGCCGTGCTGGATGGACTTGGTGAGGTCTTTCCGGAGGATTTTCTTTCTTCCGTGGATGAGCTGATCGTGCTGAAACCGGTTTGCGAAGAGATGATTCGCTCCCTTCTGGATAGGAAGATAGAGGCCTGGTCCCGCCAGGTCGGAAAGACCCTTCGAATTGAACAGCTTTTGAAAGACCTTCTTCTGGAAATCCTCGTCAAGGAAGAGTCTCCCGCTCATGCTCTTTCCCGCGTATTCGACCGGGAAGTGGGAGAGGACCTTCTGCGATTGCGGAGAAGCCGGGAGTGGGAGGAACTCGAATCGGTGGAGTTGAAGCGGGACGGTGAGGCTTAG